The Telopea speciosissima isolate NSW1024214 ecotype Mountain lineage unplaced genomic scaffold, Tspe_v1 Tspe_v1.0086, whole genome shotgun sequence genome has a window encoding:
- the LOC122647601 gene encoding aquaporin SIP1-1-like: MIQSVVKVAIGDAVLTFIWTLCASTLGIATSIIQNALGFQSNASGLVITTCLIALQVFVLTLLSDARGGASFNPTGTASFYAAGIGDDNLISMALRFPAQAIGAVGGTLAIIELMPPEYKHMLGGPSLKVDLHTGAIAEGVLTFIISFAVLYIVFKGPNNPLLKVSMLATSTVALIVAGSSYTGPSMNPANAFGWAYVNNRHNTWEQFYVYWICPFVGAILAAWVFRVLFPPPVKQKKA, from the exons ATGAtcca atccgtggTCAAGGTAGCTATCGGTGATGCGGTGTTAACTTTCATATGGACGCTCTGCGCGTCCACACTCGGGATCGCCACCTCCATTATCCAAAATGCGCTAGGATTCCAAAGCAATGCGTCCGGCCTCGTCATCACCACCTGCCTCATTGCCTTACAAGTCTTTGTCTTAACCTTGCTTAGCGACGCCAGGGGTGGCGCCAGCTTCAATCCCACTGGCACTGCTTCTTTCTACGCCGCCGGCATCGGTGATGACAACCTTATCTCAATGGCCTTGCGCTTCCCTGCTCAG GCAATTGGGGCAGTGGGCGGTACCTTGGCAATTATAGAACTGATGCCGCCGGAGTACAAACACATGCTTGGTGGGCCTTCACTGAAAGTCGACTTGCACACTGGGGCCATCGCCGAGGGGGTCTTGACCTTCATTATCAGTTTTGCCGTCTTATATATAGTGTTCAAAGGTCCGAACAACCCACTTTTAAAGGTTTCGATGCTTGCTACGTCGACTGTTGCACTGATTGTTGCAGGATCTAGTTACACTGGACCGTCTATGAATCCTGCCAAT GCCTTTGGTTGGGCATATGTGAACAACCGCCACAACACATGGGAGCAGTTCTATGTTTACTGGATTTGCCCTTTTGTTGGAGCAATTCTGGCTGCTTGGGTCTTCCGGGTTCTTTTCCCTCCtccagtcaagcagaagaaaGCATGA
- the LOC122647604 gene encoding uncharacterized protein LOC122647604: MTVMNCFDVRNFPWNQFFSPSPPYSSFSVLSSSASLLFSVVVFPNTKKQKPPNPFFSTGPSAIRAMVRDDSEGESVNGSSTNGTINTNDNNSYASGMTMTAKGSGTTARGRRLLKLREEKRKREYNRLHNYPTWAKILETACREDEELRVVLGDSIGNPELMRKRVADRVRKKGRDFRKSKTGSVLAFKVSFRDFNPIDSFIWFELYGSPSDRDVDIIGSVIQSWYVMGRLGAFNSSNLQLANTSMEYNPPYDTDKGFKVMPSSFHDIGDVEFQDNWGRVWVDLGTSDFFAVDVLLNCLTVLSSEYIGIQQVVFGGRRMGDWEEGMTSPEFGYKYFKI, encoded by the exons ATGACGGTGATGAATTGCTTCGATGTGAGGAATTTTCCGTGGAATCaattcttttctccttctcctccttatTCTTCCTTCTCTGTTCTTTCGTCATCAGCATCACTGCTATTCTCGGTGGTTGTGTTTCCGAACACGAAGAAGCAGAAGCCACCCAATCCCTTCTTTTCAACCGGACCGAGTGCTATTCGAGCTATGGTTCGGGACGATTCGGAAGGGGAGAGCGTTAATGGTTCCAGCACCAATGGCACTATCAACACCAATGATAATAATAGTTATGCAAGTGGAATGACAATGACAGCGAAAGGGTCGGGAACGACGGCCAGGGGACGTAGATTACTCAAACtcagagaggagaagagaaagcgCGAATATAATCGTCTCCATAATTATCCCACCTGGGCCaa AATCCTGGAGACTGCTTGCAGAGAAGACGAGGAGCTTCGAGTCGTGCTCGGCGATAGCATCGGAAACCCTGAACTCATGAGAAAAAGG GTCGCAGACAGGGTTCGAAAGAAAGGTCGTGATTTTCGCAAGTCCAAAACGGGTTCCGTTCTTGCCTTCAAAGTCAGCTTTAGAGA TTTCAATCCCATCGATTCCTTCATATGGTTTGAACTATATGGATCTCCATCTGACCGTGATGTTGACATCATTGGTAGT GTTATTCAGTCATGGTATGTCATGGGGCGTTTGGGAGCATTTAACTCTTCTAATTTGCAG TTGGCAAATACATCCATGGAGTATAATCCTCCCTATGATACAGATAAAGGATTCAAAGTGATGCCATCATCATTCCACGATATTGGTGATGTGGAATTTCAGGACAACTGGGGCCGGGTTTG GGTAGACCTTGGGACATCTGATTTCTTTGCAGTTGATGTACTCCTCAATTGCTTAACTGTATTGAGCTCTGA ATATATAGGTATTCAACAGGTGGTTTTTGGTGGTCGGCGCATGGGTGATTGGGAAGAAGGTATGACGAGTCCTGAGTTCGGATACAAGTACTTCAAGATCTGA